The Asticcacaulis excentricus CB 48 genome includes a window with the following:
- a CDS encoding ComEC/Rec2 family competence protein, with translation MQRLRVWLSHIRSVDWTQSLRQALAQQVGRIVLWLPVALAAGCAVYLSLLFEPPWLWILPGIGVAGSIYGLSCWWQWPSVVRHGLLFVVMFALGVGLCKVRAERVAAPVLVSQQTQFHLDAVIIDIVGTDSSEPKLLLAPLKLSGVAPEQTPIRVRLSLRTLPPDLAPGQALSVLAILHPPAGPSIPGGYDYARTAWFDAVGAVGFAPGRIRTLETPPLPARLQRIVALNHLRWAVTKRLMRQVQDTRMGGFAAAMVTGHQAFLAPELVEDMRDSGLAHILSISGLHMAIVGGFAFFACRGLLALTPPIELRYPIKKWAAVLGIIAVALYLALSGAPAPAIRAAVVAWVAFGAIVFDRSALSLRALAIAAIIVLLLMPEAVLEPGFQMSFCATAALLALAEVSRNPVRELDVPWWVHGWQGLWHGLKVSVLASTVAGSATTPFGVFYFSRAQMYGLLSNLIEAPITGFIVMPALALRTVLSATPLGAPLLCVAQQGLCNRSHRGLCDRFARRRVDGGSPGQSGSGHVHRRSLVDMSDPRSRALDRVTGGSGRHLLAA, from the coding sequence TTGCAGCGGCTTCGCGTCTGGCTTTCGCACATCCGGTCTGTCGATTGGACGCAGAGTTTGCGGCAGGCGCTTGCCCAACAGGTCGGGCGTATAGTGCTTTGGTTGCCTGTGGCTCTGGCCGCGGGATGCGCCGTCTATTTGAGCCTGCTTTTTGAGCCGCCCTGGCTGTGGATTTTACCGGGAATCGGCGTGGCGGGGAGTATCTATGGGCTGTCTTGCTGGTGGCAATGGCCGTCTGTAGTTCGCCACGGCCTTCTGTTCGTCGTGATGTTCGCGCTGGGTGTAGGCTTATGTAAAGTGCGCGCCGAACGCGTGGCGGCCCCGGTGCTGGTGTCCCAGCAGACGCAGTTCCATCTCGATGCGGTGATTATCGATATAGTCGGCACCGACAGTTCGGAACCTAAACTTTTGCTGGCGCCGCTAAAACTGTCCGGCGTCGCCCCGGAACAGACACCTATCCGCGTGCGTCTGAGCCTGCGCACCCTGCCGCCGGATCTGGCCCCCGGTCAGGCCCTCTCTGTGCTCGCCATCCTTCACCCACCGGCGGGGCCGAGTATTCCGGGTGGGTACGACTATGCACGCACGGCGTGGTTCGATGCGGTGGGGGCCGTGGGCTTTGCACCCGGCCGCATCCGTACCCTAGAGACGCCCCCCTTGCCGGCACGACTGCAACGGATCGTGGCGCTCAATCACTTGCGCTGGGCGGTGACGAAGCGTCTGATGAGACAGGTTCAGGATACGCGCATGGGCGGATTTGCCGCCGCCATGGTGACAGGGCATCAGGCCTTTCTGGCCCCTGAACTGGTTGAAGACATGCGTGATTCGGGGCTGGCGCATATTCTGTCTATTTCCGGTCTGCATATGGCGATTGTGGGTGGATTTGCCTTCTTCGCCTGCCGGGGCCTGCTGGCCCTGACGCCACCGATCGAGCTGAGATATCCGATCAAGAAGTGGGCTGCGGTATTAGGTATAATAGCAGTGGCGCTTTATCTGGCGTTGTCGGGGGCCCCAGCCCCGGCCATCCGCGCTGCTGTCGTCGCGTGGGTCGCCTTTGGGGCCATTGTGTTTGATCGCAGCGCATTGAGTTTACGCGCCCTGGCCATAGCGGCCATTATCGTATTGTTGCTGATGCCCGAAGCCGTACTGGAACCGGGGTTTCAGATGTCATTTTGCGCCACGGCGGCGCTTCTGGCGTTGGCCGAAGTGTCGCGCAATCCTGTGCGTGAACTGGACGTACCGTGGTGGGTGCACGGCTGGCAGGGCCTGTGGCACGGACTGAAGGTCTCAGTGCTGGCTTCGACGGTGGCCGGGTCGGCCACCACCCCGTTCGGCGTCTTCTATTTCAGCCGCGCCCAGATGTACGGCCTGCTCAGCAATCTGATCGAAGCCCCGATCACCGGCTTTATCGTTATGCCGGCGCTGGCTTTGCGCACCGTATTGAGTGCCACGCCTTTGGGAGCCCCCCTTCTGTGTGTGGCGCAGCAGGGCCTGTGTAATCGCAGCCATCGTGGGCTTTGTGACAGATTTGCCCGGCGCCGTGTTGACGGTGGCAGCCCCGGCCAATCTGGCTCTGGCCATGTCCACCGCCGGAGTCTTGTGGACATGTCTGATCCGCGGTCGCGCGCGCTGGATCGGGTTACTGGCGGCTCTGGCCGTCATCTACTGGCCGCGTGA
- the lexA gene encoding transcriptional repressor LexA — MLTTKQRELLMFIHERIKETGVSPSFDEMKEALDLASKSGIHRLITALEERGFIRRLAHRARALEVIKLPDQATTAAPPRGRQAFVPQVVEGTRPAAPVPASKPANDEGRELPLLGKIAAGVPIEALGAERDRIRVPEIFVGSGEHYLLEIEGDSMINAGILDGDYVIIKKSDSAQSGEIVVALVDGDTATLKRLRKKGASIALEAANPAYKTRIYNADEVAVQGKLVGLMRRYH, encoded by the coding sequence ATGCTGACGACCAAACAACGCGAACTTCTGATGTTCATTCATGAACGCATCAAGGAAACGGGAGTGTCTCCGTCCTTTGATGAGATGAAGGAGGCGCTGGATCTGGCGTCGAAGTCGGGGATTCACCGGCTGATCACGGCCCTTGAGGAACGCGGCTTTATCCGGCGCCTTGCGCACCGGGCCCGTGCTCTTGAAGTGATCAAGCTACCGGATCAGGCAACGACCGCCGCTCCGCCGCGCGGGCGTCAGGCCTTTGTGCCGCAGGTGGTCGAAGGCACCCGCCCCGCCGCCCCGGTCCCAGCGTCCAAGCCCGCTAATGACGAAGGCCGCGAACTGCCGCTGCTGGGCAAGATCGCCGCCGGTGTGCCGATCGAGGCGCTGGGGGCTGAACGTGACCGTATCCGCGTGCCGGAAATCTTCGTCGGTTCCGGTGAGCACTATCTGCTGGAAATCGAAGGCGATTCGATGATCAATGCCGGTATTCTTGACGGCGACTATGTGATCATCAAGAAGTCGGATTCGGCACAGTCAGGCGAAATCGTCGTGGCTCTGGTCGATGGCGATACGGCGACCCTGAAGCGCCTGCGCAAGAAGGGCGCGTCGATTGCCCTTGAGGCGGCCAATCCGGCCTATAAGACCCGCATCTACAATGCCGATGAAGTGGCCGTTCAGGGCAAGCTGGTTGGTCTGATGCGCCGGTATCACTAA
- the fabZ gene encoding 3-hydroxyacyl-ACP dehydratase FabZ, with product MTTDQGGEVPEGGAPETGIDISYQEVMKRIPHRYPFLLIDRGENWIKNKSMVGIKNVTFNEPFFNGHFPENPVMPGVLIIEALGQTGAVLMSKSLDVSVEGKTIFFMGVDGVKFRSPVRPGDQLRMHVEVTRHRGDVFKFRGEAFVNNKIVCECEFAAMVVETPQ from the coding sequence ATGACCACGGATCAAGGCGGCGAGGTGCCGGAAGGCGGGGCACCCGAAACCGGTATCGACATCAGCTATCAGGAAGTGATGAAGCGGATTCCGCATCGCTACCCGTTTCTGTTGATTGATCGCGGCGAAAACTGGATCAAGAACAAGAGCATGGTGGGCATAAAGAACGTCACGTTCAATGAGCCCTTCTTCAACGGTCATTTTCCTGAAAATCCAGTCATGCCGGGCGTGCTGATCATCGAGGCGCTGGGGCAAACCGGGGCCGTGCTGATGTCGAAGTCGCTGGATGTCTCCGTCGAAGGCAAGACCATCTTCTTCATGGGCGTCGATGGCGTGAAGTTCCGCAGCCCTGTGCGTCCCGGCGATCAGTTGCGGATGCACGTCGAAGTGACGCGTCACCGCGGGGATGTGTTCAAGTTCCGCGGCGAAGCGTTTGTGAACAATAAAATCGTTTGCGAATGTGAATTCGCGGCCATGGTGGTCGAGACACCGCAATGA
- the lpxD gene encoding UDP-3-O-(3-hydroxymyristoyl)glucosamine N-acyltransferase, with product MPDQRFFDVASEIALDDVLGLAFATVSSGADLTARRVNGCAPLSVAGQGDVAYFSDRRYLENLRRTRAGFAFVHEADIDHVPEQTLALVTRSPQASWSRLAAKLYRPRRHEGPQAIHPTARIEDGVTLGVGVIVGQGAEIGRGSHIEAYTVIGPGCQIGRNCYIGAHATIYCALIGDGVHLASGVRIGEAGFGVSGDHEGLIDVPQLGRVVLQDHVSIGAGTCVDRGAYDDTVIGEASKIDNMVQIAHNVKLGRNVIVAAHSGLSGSVQVGDGAMFGGRAGVIDHIDIGAGAKVAAGAVVFKDVPAGQMWSGFPAKPSRQFLRETAWLSKAATKDKG from the coding sequence ATGCCCGATCAAAGATTCTTTGATGTTGCCTCCGAAATCGCCCTTGATGACGTTCTCGGTCTGGCCTTTGCTACCGTGTCGTCGGGTGCAGACCTGACGGCACGTCGTGTAAACGGCTGCGCCCCGCTGTCGGTGGCGGGGCAGGGCGATGTCGCCTATTTCAGTGACCGTCGCTATCTCGAAAACCTGCGCCGCACGCGCGCCGGTTTCGCCTTCGTCCACGAAGCGGATATCGACCATGTGCCTGAGCAAACCCTGGCGCTTGTCACCCGCTCACCGCAGGCCTCGTGGTCACGACTGGCGGCAAAGCTGTACAGACCGCGTCGCCACGAAGGGCCTCAGGCCATCCACCCCACAGCCCGTATCGAAGACGGCGTGACATTAGGAGTAGGGGTCATTGTCGGTCAGGGGGCTGAGATCGGGCGCGGGTCGCACATCGAAGCCTACACGGTGATTGGTCCGGGGTGTCAGATCGGACGTAATTGTTACATCGGGGCGCACGCGACGATCTACTGCGCCCTGATCGGTGATGGCGTGCATCTGGCGTCGGGTGTGCGAATCGGCGAGGCTGGTTTTGGTGTTTCGGGCGATCACGAAGGCCTGATTGACGTGCCCCAACTGGGGCGTGTCGTCCTTCAGGATCATGTCTCCATCGGTGCAGGAACCTGCGTTGATCGCGGGGCCTATGACGACACCGTCATCGGTGAGGCTTCAAAGATCGACAATATGGTTCAGATCGCCCATAACGTTAAACTTGGACGTAACGTCATCGTCGCGGCCCATTCCGGGCTTTCGGGTTCCGTTCAAGTGGGGGATGGAGCCATGTTCGGAGGTCGCGCGGGCGTGATCGACCATATTGATATCGGGGCCGGGGCCAAGGTGGCTGCGGGTGCGGTTGTGTTTAAAGACGTCCCTGCGGGACAGATGTGGTCGGGCTTCCCCGCCAAGCCGTCGCGGCAGTTTCTGCGCGAGACGGCCTGGCTGAGCAAGGCCGCCACCAAGGATAAGGGCTAA
- a CDS encoding LpxI family protein, which yields MDKLGLIAGGGLVPVEIARYLKRSGRPYCVIRLEGLADAELAAHPGHDIDVGHFQKIFVALAQEGCRAVCMVGYVKRPDFDAMQRDEGGAAHLPGIQAAGRGGDDSLLRQVARVFESQGYAIEGAHDANPELCLEEGLQAGEAPSPEAREDMEEAFRVAHALGALDIGQAAVVAGRITLAVEAQEGTDALLKRVATLSPVLIGTQGRRKGVLAKVPKPIQDLRLDMPTIGVQTVEAAAAAGLCGIVGQAGALLVVDKARVYARAAELGLFIYGHAAPAQTD from the coding sequence ATGGACAAGCTCGGTCTCATTGCCGGCGGCGGACTGGTGCCGGTCGAAATCGCGCGTTACCTTAAACGGAGTGGGCGACCCTATTGTGTCATCCGGCTGGAAGGGCTGGCGGACGCGGAACTGGCGGCCCATCCCGGTCACGATATTGATGTCGGCCATTTCCAGAAAATCTTTGTGGCTCTGGCGCAGGAAGGCTGCCGTGCCGTGTGCATGGTCGGATACGTCAAACGTCCGGACTTCGATGCCATGCAACGCGACGAAGGCGGGGCGGCGCACCTGCCGGGCATTCAGGCCGCCGGGCGCGGCGGAGATGACTCACTCCTGCGGCAAGTTGCCAGAGTGTTTGAAAGCCAGGGCTATGCCATAGAAGGGGCGCACGATGCCAATCCGGAACTGTGCCTCGAAGAGGGGCTTCAGGCCGGGGAGGCGCCGTCACCCGAAGCGCGCGAAGACATGGAAGAGGCCTTCCGCGTCGCGCACGCCCTCGGGGCGCTGGATATCGGACAGGCGGCGGTCGTCGCTGGGCGGATCACGCTGGCGGTAGAGGCTCAGGAAGGCACGGACGCGCTCCTGAAGCGCGTGGCGACCCTGTCGCCGGTACTGATCGGCACTCAGGGCCGGCGCAAGGGCGTGCTGGCCAAGGTGCCCAAACCGATACAGGATTTGCGGCTCGACATGCCGACCATCGGCGTGCAGACGGTCGAGGCGGCAGCGGCGGCGGGTCTTTGTGGAATTGTCGGGCAGGCGGGGGCGCTGCTCGTCGTAGACAAGGCGCGCGTCTATGCCCGCGCCGCCGAACTGGGACTTTTCATCTATGGACACGCCGCCCCCGCCCAAACCGACTAA
- the lpxB gene encoding lipid-A-disaccharide synthase translates to MDTPPPPKPTKLMLVAAEASGDMLGAGLMRELQRQSPVPLTFCGIGGQRMAELGVKSPFDISELSILGLIEGLKAYKRVKLRVADTVAQALREKPDAVVLIDSWGFTLRVAHGIRSVLPDVPLIKYVGPQVWATRPGRAKTLAQSVDLLLALHPMDAPYFEKEGLKTVVVGNPALNVDFSTADPIGLRARLGIGEAPVLLVLPGSRPSEIKRLMPVFRETIETLSSQRPELVFVVPVADTVREQVRDGLDGVQAPLHLIDNETDKLSAMRAATVALACSGTVTTELALAGCPMIVAYKVEPLTYFLFKHMSPLTHVTLFNIMAGEGVAPEFIQHACTTVNLVAALSQRLDDPAFRAAQTEAQYAALDLMGRGQPAPAIRAAEAVLQHLNLTQM, encoded by the coding sequence ATGGACACGCCGCCCCCGCCCAAACCGACTAAGCTGATGCTGGTCGCTGCCGAAGCCTCCGGTGACATGCTGGGGGCCGGGCTGATGCGTGAATTGCAAAGGCAATCACCCGTCCCACTCACCTTTTGTGGCATCGGCGGGCAACGTATGGCCGAACTGGGCGTCAAGAGCCCGTTCGATATCTCCGAACTGTCGATTCTGGGCCTGATCGAAGGGCTGAAGGCCTATAAACGCGTCAAGCTGCGTGTCGCGGATACGGTGGCGCAGGCGTTGCGCGAAAAGCCCGATGCCGTAGTGCTTATCGACTCGTGGGGTTTTACGCTGCGCGTGGCGCACGGCATTCGCTCTGTCCTGCCCGATGTGCCTCTGATCAAATATGTCGGCCCTCAGGTGTGGGCGACGCGCCCGGGGCGCGCCAAAACGCTGGCGCAGAGCGTCGATCTCTTGCTGGCCCTGCACCCGATGGACGCGCCCTATTTCGAAAAGGAGGGGTTGAAGACCGTCGTGGTGGGCAATCCAGCCCTGAATGTCGATTTCAGCACCGCCGACCCCATTGGTTTACGTGCGCGGTTGGGCATTGGTGAGGCCCCAGTGCTACTGGTCCTGCCGGGTAGCCGCCCCTCCGAAATCAAGCGCCTGATGCCGGTTTTCCGTGAGACCATCGAAACCCTGTCGAGTCAGCGCCCCGAACTGGTCTTCGTTGTGCCGGTGGCCGATACGGTGCGCGAGCAGGTGCGCGACGGTCTGGACGGCGTGCAGGCCCCGCTGCACCTAATCGACAACGAAACGGATAAACTCTCGGCCATGCGCGCCGCGACCGTGGCCCTGGCCTGTTCGGGGACGGTGACGACCGAACTGGCTTTGGCCGGATGCCCTATGATCGTGGCCTATAAGGTCGAGCCTCTGACCTATTTCCTGTTCAAACACATGTCGCCGCTTACCCACGTTACCTTGTTTAACATCATGGCAGGCGAAGGGGTTGCCCCTGAATTTATCCAGCACGCCTGTACAACAGTCAATCTGGTCGCCGCGCTTAGCCAGAGACTGGACGATCCGGCCTTCCGCGCCGCCCAGACCGAGGCCCAGTACGCCGCTCTTGACTTGATGGGCCGCGGTCAACCGGCCCCGGCCATCCGCGCGGCCGAAGCTGTGTTGCAGCACCTGAACCTGACACAGATGTGA
- the lpxA gene encoding acyl-ACP--UDP-N-acetylglucosamine O-acyltransferase, producing the protein MSIHPTAIIHEGAQLGEGVSVGPWCIVGPQAVLGDRVTLQASVVIEGHTEIGADCYVHPFAVLGGSPQHLAHKGEDTRLVVGERNQIREHVTMHTGTVKGGGVTTVGNDCLFMVGSHVAHDCVVGNNVVLANNASLGGHVKVGDFVFLGGLCGVHQFARIGRYSFVGGAAMVTKDVIPYGSVWGNHARLEGLNLVGLKRRGFSRDLILSLRTAYRMMFAPEGTFQERLDDVLENFSDIPQVVEIVQFIREDSNRPICLPVE; encoded by the coding sequence ATGAGCATCCACCCGACGGCTATTATCCATGAAGGGGCGCAACTGGGCGAGGGCGTCAGCGTCGGCCCGTGGTGTATTGTCGGCCCGCAAGCCGTGCTGGGTGACCGCGTAACCCTGCAAGCCAGTGTCGTCATCGAAGGCCATACGGAAATCGGCGCCGACTGTTACGTACATCCCTTTGCGGTTTTGGGCGGCTCACCCCAGCATCTGGCGCACAAAGGCGAAGATACCCGCCTTGTCGTCGGTGAACGCAATCAGATCCGCGAACACGTCACCATGCATACCGGCACGGTCAAGGGCGGGGGCGTGACGACGGTCGGTAATGACTGCCTGTTCATGGTCGGCAGCCACGTGGCGCACGACTGCGTCGTCGGCAATAATGTGGTGCTGGCCAATAATGCCTCTCTGGGGGGACACGTTAAGGTCGGCGATTTCGTGTTTCTGGGTGGCCTGTGCGGCGTGCACCAGTTCGCGCGCATCGGCCGCTACAGCTTCGTCGGCGGCGCGGCCATGGTGACCAAGGACGTCATCCCCTACGGTTCGGTGTGGGGCAATCACGCGCGTCTGGAAGGTCTCAATCTGGTGGGGCTGAAGCGTCGCGGCTTCTCGCGCGACCTCATCCTGTCGCTGCGCACGGCCTATCGCATGATGTTTGCGCCGGAAGGCACGTTCCAGGAGCGTCTGGACGACGTGCTGGAAAACTTCAGCGACATTCCTCAGGTCGTTGAAATCGTTCAGTTCATCCGCGAAGATTCTAACCGTCCCATCTGCCTGCCGGTCGAGTGA
- a CDS encoding serine hydrolase domain-containing protein — translation MTRFSYPLGGMTRRAAVALSLAALGGSVLRPQPAVQGASAGMGPDAPALKDWPTLDALAQSLIDTRLTPGLSLSVMHKGVMLYSKGFGQSDIDSAVSITPQTSLRIASITKQFTAVAILLLAEEGQLNVHDPLSKFLPDFPRAAEVSLHQLMSHTSGMSDYINRQDHSILDAARTRDYSSDDILKLIRAGKPLYRFAPGMGWAYSNSGFTLLSSIVERLSGQSFADFCRKHLFERAGMANTTIDQSCEVTNAVTRGYTPTRGGFLPNLPVSPTFLRGAGAIRSTTEDLCRWHAALLNHQIIKPYSVEAMMTPALLKNGKPAWERQGNEPLNYGFGVGLGVTEDSRRYCTHGGRINGFTGHLRSFIDEQVTLAILYNCDGGGSAQFSAAQKALRLEASRLGIEAAGQV, via the coding sequence ATGACCCGATTTTCGTATCCTTTGGGGGGTATGACGCGCCGTGCGGCGGTGGCCCTGAGCTTGGCGGCTCTGGGCGGTAGCGTCTTGCGCCCTCAACCGGCTGTGCAGGGCGCGTCCGCCGGTATGGGGCCCGACGCACCTGCGCTGAAAGACTGGCCCACGCTGGACGCGCTGGCGCAAAGCCTTATCGACACCCGCCTGACACCGGGGCTGAGCCTCAGCGTGATGCATAAGGGGGTGATGCTCTATTCCAAAGGTTTCGGGCAGTCGGATATCGACAGTGCGGTTTCGATCACACCGCAGACGAGCCTGCGCATCGCCTCGATCACCAAACAATTCACAGCTGTGGCCATTCTCCTGCTGGCCGAAGAGGGGCAGTTGAATGTCCATGATCCGCTATCGAAATTCCTGCCGGATTTCCCGCGCGCCGCTGAGGTCAGCCTGCACCAGCTGATGAGCCACACCTCCGGCATGAGCGACTATATCAATCGTCAGGACCATAGCATTCTGGACGCGGCACGTACCCGCGATTACAGCAGCGATGACATTCTCAAACTGATCCGCGCGGGAAAGCCGCTCTATCGCTTTGCGCCGGGCATGGGCTGGGCCTATTCCAATTCCGGCTTTACGCTTCTGTCGTCGATCGTTGAGCGTTTATCGGGTCAGAGCTTTGCCGATTTTTGCCGCAAACACCTGTTTGAGCGCGCGGGCATGGCCAATACGACCATCGACCAGAGTTGTGAGGTCACCAATGCCGTGACGCGTGGCTATACGCCGACGCGTGGCGGCTTTTTGCCCAACCTGCCCGTTTCGCCCACCTTCCTGCGCGGGGCCGGGGCTATCCGTTCGACGACCGAAGACCTGTGTCGCTGGCACGCTGCGCTCCTCAATCATCAGATCATTAAGCCCTACAGCGTCGAGGCCATGATGACACCGGCTCTGCTTAAAAATGGCAAGCCGGCGTGGGAGCGACAGGGCAATGAGCCCCTGAACTATGGGTTTGGTGTCGGGCTGGGTGTCACCGAAGACAGCCGCCGCTACTGCACACACGGCGGACGCATCAACGGCTTCACGGGCCATCTGCGCAGCTTTATCGACGAGCAGGTGACGCTGGCCATCCTCTATAATTGCGATGGCGGCGGATCGGCGCAATTTAGCGCCGCTCAAAAGGCCCTGCGGCTGGAGGCGTCACGTCTGGGTATCGAGGCCGCCGGCCAGGTCTGA
- the gltA gene encoding citrate synthase — translation MTQTPPAKVTVGDKVIDLPILKGSLGPDVIDIRKLYAQSDAFTYDPGFTSTASCESKITYIDGDQGVLLHRGYPIDQLASQANFLETCYLLLHGELPSAAEYEKFESTITRHTMLHAQFDRFFDGFRRDAHPMAIMTGAVGALSAFYHDSLDIHDAQQREISAHRLIAKMPTIAARAFKYSVGQPFVHPKNNLSYAENFLRMCFAVPAEDYVVDPALVRAMDRIFILHADHEQNASTSTVRLAGSSGANPFACIAAGIACLWGPSHGGANEEALNMLREIGTPEKIPEFIAGVKDRRYKLMGFGHRVYKNYDPRAKVMQTSAYEVLAATGRENDPLFQVAKELEAVALKDDFFVERKLFPNVDFYSGITLSAMGFPTTMFTVLFALARTVGWIAQWKEMIEDPGQKIGRPRQLYTGATQRDFVPLSQRG, via the coding sequence ATGACCCAGACACCTCCCGCCAAAGTCACCGTAGGCGACAAGGTCATAGATCTGCCGATCCTGAAGGGCTCGCTTGGCCCGGACGTGATCGACATTCGTAAACTCTATGCGCAGTCCGATGCCTTCACCTACGATCCGGGCTTTACCTCCACGGCGTCGTGCGAATCGAAGATCACCTATATCGACGGCGATCAGGGCGTGCTGCTGCACCGCGGCTACCCTATTGATCAGCTGGCCTCTCAGGCGAACTTCCTCGAAACCTGCTACCTGCTGCTGCACGGCGAACTGCCGTCGGCTGCTGAGTATGAAAAGTTCGAAAGCACCATCACCCGTCACACCATGCTGCACGCGCAGTTCGACCGGTTCTTCGATGGTTTCCGCCGCGACGCACACCCGATGGCGATCATGACCGGCGCGGTTGGTGCCCTGTCGGCCTTCTATCATGATAGCCTCGACATCCATGACGCCCAGCAGCGCGAAATCTCGGCGCACCGCCTGATCGCCAAGATGCCGACCATCGCGGCGCGCGCCTTCAAATACAGCGTCGGTCAGCCCTTCGTGCACCCGAAGAACAATCTGTCCTACGCCGAAAACTTCCTGCGCATGTGCTTCGCCGTTCCGGCCGAAGACTATGTGGTTGATCCGGCTCTGGTCCGCGCCATGGACCGCATCTTCATCCTGCACGCGGATCACGAACAAAACGCTTCGACCTCGACGGTTCGTCTGGCCGGTTCATCGGGTGCTAACCCGTTCGCCTGTATCGCCGCCGGCATCGCCTGTCTGTGGGGCCCGTCGCACGGCGGGGCCAACGAAGAAGCGCTGAACATGCTGCGTGAAATCGGTACGCCGGAAAAGATTCCGGAATTCATCGCTGGGGTGAAGGACCGTCGCTACAAGCTGATGGGCTTTGGTCACCGCGTGTACAAGAACTACGATCCGCGCGCCAAGGTCATGCAGACCTCGGCCTACGAAGTACTGGCCGCCACGGGCCGCGAAAACGACCCGCTGTTCCAGGTCGCCAAGGAACTGGAAGCCGTCGCGCTTAAGGACGACTTCTTCGTCGAGCGCAAGCTGTTCCCGAACGTCGATTTCTATTCCGGCATCACCCTGTCGGCCATGGGCTTCCCGACCACCATGTTCACCGTGCTATTCGCTTTGGCGCGCACCGTGGGCTGGATCGCCCAGTGGAAGGAAATGATCGAGGATCCGGGTCAGAAGATTGGCCGTCCGCGTCAGCTCTATACCGGCGCGACGCAACGCGACTTTGTGCCGCTGTCGCAACGCGGTTAA